One segment of Rhodopirellula baltica SH 1 DNA contains the following:
- a CDS encoding multiheme c-type cytochrome, with protein MHISRQRIGWKAGSLFALAVGWVVQSASVLSTSGESPSKLNQSNVAALPIYVGKAVCAECHRSNFEKHRESGHASTFRFTSDPTISNLFDGKTVDAGENHGLFHYRSSEEGLLALRASDESANGLVPMQFPFALGSGRNAITLFSIVREESKASSVMEHRVSWYPDRGGEPSSHRAEDSRQFGRFGLTPGHTNTEPLEAMDCFGERIRGEKMDSCIECHTTSGKIVDHELRDLIPNVDCEKCHGPGSEHVRQARRMDAPPPFSVGRSDWDGESEIQLCGSCHRLPRHVSPKELRDYSSELLRLQPIGLLRSECYIKSGRSLTCSTCHNPHQDARLKSTADYDQDCQTCHQPHVDSQVACSVSTDGGCVKCHMPPISVEQDMVFHDHWIRVREHE; from the coding sequence ATGCACATCAGTCGGCAGCGAATCGGATGGAAGGCTGGTAGCCTTTTCGCATTGGCCGTTGGCTGGGTGGTTCAATCCGCAAGTGTGCTATCGACGTCGGGTGAGAGCCCGAGCAAATTAAATCAATCGAACGTGGCGGCTTTGCCCATTTATGTGGGCAAAGCTGTTTGTGCAGAGTGCCATCGCAGCAACTTTGAGAAGCATCGGGAATCGGGCCACGCTTCCACGTTTAGGTTCACGAGTGATCCGACCATTTCAAATTTGTTTGATGGAAAAACAGTCGATGCGGGTGAGAATCACGGTTTGTTTCATTATCGATCTTCTGAAGAAGGATTGTTAGCACTCCGTGCTTCGGATGAATCGGCCAATGGACTGGTACCGATGCAGTTTCCGTTTGCGCTGGGGTCGGGTCGCAATGCAATCACTTTGTTCTCAATCGTGCGAGAGGAATCGAAGGCGTCCTCCGTGATGGAACATCGGGTTTCATGGTACCCAGACCGAGGCGGCGAACCATCGAGTCATCGAGCCGAAGACTCACGACAATTCGGTCGCTTTGGATTGACGCCAGGGCACACGAACACCGAACCATTGGAAGCGATGGATTGTTTTGGTGAGAGGATTCGTGGAGAAAAGATGGATTCCTGCATCGAATGTCACACGACATCGGGGAAGATCGTTGATCACGAATTAAGAGATCTGATTCCGAATGTGGATTGCGAAAAGTGCCACGGTCCAGGAAGTGAACACGTTCGCCAAGCTCGTCGGATGGATGCACCTCCGCCATTTTCCGTGGGACGTTCGGATTGGGACGGAGAATCAGAAATTCAACTGTGTGGGTCTTGTCATCGCCTGCCTCGGCACGTTTCTCCGAAGGAGTTGCGCGACTACTCCAGCGAGTTGCTGCGATTGCAGCCAATCGGATTGTTACGCAGTGAATGCTATATCAAGTCTGGTCGCTCGTTGACATGTTCGACTTGCCACAACCCGCATCAAGACGCTCGTTTGAAGTCAACAGCTGACTACGACCAAGATTGTCAAACGTGTCACCAACCACACGTTGATTCACAAGTGGCTTGCTCTGTCTCTACCGATGGTGGATGTGTGAAATGTCATATGCCGCCTATCTCGGTGGAGCAGGACATGGTGTTCCACGACCATTGGATTCGGGTTCGAGAACATGAGTGA
- the bshB1 gene encoding bacillithiol biosynthesis deacetylase BshB1 encodes MTVTSSVFTDSDPYPDPDNIEPLDFLVVAPHPDDAELGMGGTIMRMIDEGMRVGVLDLTSGEPTPHGSLDIRKRETARATEIMKLTWRGNAGLTNRAVEATLPAREHIASFFRCLRPRWLFAPYHEDAHPDHVAATQLVEAARFHSKLSKTAMPGPRHHPQRIYYYFCIHLRLAVQPSWIVDISEQWDRKLESIRAYESQFITGRDPGPPSLTDRFRDDAAYWGRLIDRQYGEPFATKEPLAMTSLRDLI; translated from the coding sequence ATGACCGTCACTTCCTCCGTCTTCACGGACTCTGATCCCTATCCTGATCCAGACAACATTGAACCGCTCGACTTCCTGGTCGTTGCACCTCATCCCGACGACGCGGAGTTGGGCATGGGCGGGACGATCATGCGAATGATCGACGAAGGCATGCGAGTCGGGGTGCTGGATCTGACCAGTGGCGAACCGACACCCCATGGCAGTCTCGACATTCGAAAACGCGAAACAGCCCGTGCAACCGAAATCATGAAGCTGACTTGGCGAGGCAACGCCGGATTAACCAATCGAGCCGTCGAAGCCACCCTGCCCGCTCGAGAACACATCGCTTCTTTCTTTCGGTGCTTGCGACCGCGATGGTTGTTCGCACCCTATCACGAAGACGCTCATCCGGATCATGTTGCTGCGACTCAGCTGGTCGAAGCGGCACGGTTTCATTCCAAGCTCAGCAAGACGGCTATGCCGGGTCCGCGACATCATCCCCAACGCATTTACTATTACTTTTGCATTCACCTGCGTTTGGCAGTGCAACCCAGCTGGATTGTCGACATCTCAGAACAGTGGGACCGAAAACTCGAATCGATCCGTGCCTACGAAAGCCAATTCATCACCGGTCGCGACCCAGGCCCACCGAGTTTGACCGATCGATTCCGCGACGATGCGGCTTACTGGGGTCGCTTAATCGATCGCCAATATGGCGAGCCATTTGCAACCAAAGAACCTCTTGCGATGACTAGCTTGCGAGACTTGATCTGA
- a CDS encoding alpha-E domain-containing protein, with protein sequence MLSRVAESVYWMSRQVERAENIARFLEVTLNLILDQPENLVDPWSPLVQVTADEEWFEEKYGKPDSRNVVQFLAFDDEYPNSMVSCLRAARENARGVRETLSSEAFEQLNQFYHFVGDASPAAAMDPTSQFFDDVRKQTLLWSGVFASTMAQDSGWHFANLGRMLERADKTSRILDVKYFNLLPNLADVGTAVDDLQWSALLLAISGFEAYRRDHHQIEIEKVVDFFLFNRSFPRSIHHCIASANWSLGEIEQASSSDMTRTAGPILDELQHRLAHTQVEEALAGGMHQFVDSVQSEINRIGEALGQDYFQISVNS encoded by the coding sequence ATGCTTTCACGCGTTGCTGAATCCGTTTACTGGATGAGTCGCCAAGTGGAGCGTGCTGAGAACATCGCACGCTTCTTAGAGGTCACTCTGAACTTGATTCTGGATCAACCTGAGAACTTGGTTGATCCATGGAGTCCGTTGGTGCAGGTCACCGCTGATGAGGAATGGTTCGAAGAGAAATACGGCAAACCCGATAGTCGCAATGTCGTTCAGTTTCTCGCGTTCGACGATGAGTATCCCAACAGCATGGTTTCCTGTTTGCGAGCGGCTCGCGAAAATGCTCGTGGCGTTCGTGAGACTTTGTCCTCGGAAGCGTTCGAACAACTCAATCAGTTTTATCACTTCGTTGGCGATGCTTCGCCCGCAGCGGCGATGGACCCGACCAGCCAGTTTTTTGATGATGTTCGAAAGCAGACTTTGCTTTGGAGCGGCGTGTTTGCCAGCACGATGGCTCAGGACAGTGGATGGCACTTTGCGAACTTGGGCCGCATGCTTGAGCGAGCCGACAAGACATCTCGAATTTTGGATGTGAAGTACTTCAACTTGCTGCCGAACTTGGCAGACGTTGGCACGGCGGTTGACGATTTGCAGTGGTCGGCATTGTTGCTGGCAATCAGCGGGTTCGAAGCCTACCGTCGCGATCACCATCAAATTGAAATTGAGAAGGTCGTTGATTTCTTCCTTTTCAATCGCAGCTTTCCAAGATCGATTCACCACTGCATCGCCTCAGCGAACTGGTCACTCGGAGAAATCGAGCAGGCTTCCTCCAGCGACATGACCCGTACGGCGGGTCCCATTCTCGACGAACTGCAACATCGTTTAGCTCACACTCAAGTCGAAGAAGCGCTAGCGGGCGGCATGCACCAATTTGTTGATTCGGTTCAATCCGAAATCAACCGAATTGGTGAAGCTCTTGGACAAGACTATTTTCAAATTTCGGTGAATTCATGA
- a CDS encoding tetratricopeptide repeat protein, whose translation MSDQHRRKLHWSLNLVVFATMTSQLSCDATSESKLPSALSKAGLEVEQDESTAEVLSNDRPKRSLPRQDTVQPAISVDVAASRELAEQALADGRIDAAYDHARVAFRYGPDDPLVIFVMARVLGERHRFEEAIAMLDSVAMRDPQARLPTLGQTAQWMVLKGDWEQAENRYKAILDEVPDIAMVHEEIAKLYLRQGRRHDASSHIRQLCKSGTVKEHWMLELLSISDDPFPMVGSEEDEPIGVLGTAQDLVANDSREEAIKTLINSPGEPSDPERSLLGRLLALEEDENGLTQWSNEVVLSDESNADAWFAIATLHQMRGEHEKAVACYCKALLRDATDDIGYQRLSQSLQQLALEDAAKNASERAELIRQSKSLGDQIRRSAGGKYEQVVELVELLEQLHRHDESLAWNTIAVANSGRPKNEVQQAILKINEQRLSWLESKSFQTDPTFVLCGLDLDDLPIVPD comes from the coding sequence ATGAGTGATCAACATCGACGAAAGTTGCACTGGTCGTTGAATCTGGTTGTCTTTGCAACAATGACTTCGCAACTTTCATGCGATGCAACATCAGAGTCAAAGTTGCCTTCGGCTTTGAGCAAGGCTGGTTTGGAGGTTGAGCAAGATGAATCCACCGCCGAAGTTCTCAGCAACGATCGGCCAAAGAGATCTTTGCCTCGACAGGATACAGTGCAACCTGCGATTTCAGTCGACGTCGCCGCGTCGCGTGAACTGGCGGAACAGGCACTCGCCGATGGCAGGATCGACGCAGCTTACGATCACGCACGCGTCGCCTTCCGTTATGGACCTGACGATCCATTGGTAATATTTGTCATGGCTCGTGTCTTGGGTGAGCGGCATCGATTCGAGGAAGCCATTGCGATGTTGGATTCGGTTGCTATGCGCGATCCACAAGCCAGGTTGCCCACGCTAGGCCAAACGGCGCAGTGGATGGTTCTGAAAGGTGATTGGGAGCAAGCCGAAAATCGGTACAAGGCAATTTTGGATGAGGTCCCCGACATCGCAATGGTGCATGAGGAAATCGCCAAGTTGTATCTTCGGCAAGGTCGCCGTCATGATGCCTCCAGTCACATCCGGCAACTTTGTAAGTCCGGTACCGTGAAGGAGCACTGGATGCTTGAATTGCTGTCTATCTCGGATGATCCATTTCCGATGGTTGGCAGCGAAGAAGACGAACCCATTGGTGTTCTAGGAACAGCACAGGATTTAGTAGCGAATGACTCGCGTGAGGAAGCGATCAAGACGTTGATCAATTCGCCGGGCGAACCATCGGATCCGGAGCGGTCTTTGCTTGGTCGATTGTTGGCTTTGGAGGAAGACGAAAATGGTCTGACGCAGTGGTCCAACGAAGTGGTGCTCAGCGACGAATCCAACGCGGACGCTTGGTTTGCGATTGCGACGCTGCATCAGATGCGCGGTGAGCACGAAAAAGCAGTGGCTTGTTATTGCAAAGCCCTTCTGCGTGACGCAACGGATGACATTGGGTATCAGCGTTTGAGTCAGTCACTGCAACAACTCGCGTTGGAGGACGCGGCCAAAAATGCCTCGGAACGAGCCGAGCTGATTCGTCAATCCAAATCGCTCGGAGATCAAATCAGGCGGTCGGCGGGCGGAAAGTACGAGCAAGTCGTCGAACTGGTTGAGTTGCTCGAGCAATTGCATCGACACGATGAGTCTTTGGCTTGGAATACGATCGCCGTCGCCAATTCGGGCCGTCCAAAGAACGAAGTTCAACAAGCGATTCTGAAAATCAACGAGCAACGCTTGAGTTGGTTGGAATCAAAATCATTTCAGACAGACCCAACCTTTGTCCTGTGTGGATTGGATCTTGATGACCTTCCAATCGTGCCAGATTAA
- a CDS encoding outer membrane protein assembly factor BamB family protein has protein sequence MLKALVALIAGVIVVGLIQSRAHETDYQKALLQSLAAGGIALLFVLYQLQRASSAAAKAWLVPAFCLASIVAAGTLLRFESFSGEMVPRFSWRFGNNETPALKVTPLAESDSDELAVEVQSSTEEGSWLGFLGNGRTGVMPEREFEIPTSADEITRRWDIGIGEGWSSFAVADGIAVTLEQRDEMECVTAYRLSDGQLLWLVEHEANHFQALGGGGPRSTPAIIPATELSPGRVYAQGATGTVWCLQLTDGEVLWKRDLIEITGWTIEESEQAISWGRSGSPLIVDNLCVLPLGGPASASDEGRSLIALDAATGETVWRSGDQQISYASAMIMTLGGKRQIVSVNEADITGHDIESGKILWSFPWEGKSNSGANCAAAMPAGENQFLIGKGYGGGSSLIQVTRVDNATNANDDTSKDASSETETFVAEEIWHSSRVLKTKFNHTLVRDGIAYGLSNGALQAVEIESGKRLWEQSRRDRLGQGQAVLVEDVLVVQGEEGEVVLVAADPDDYQELIRIPALQHKTWNIPTVVDNLILIRNAHQAIALELPQR, from the coding sequence GTGCTGAAGGCTTTGGTCGCCCTGATCGCAGGCGTCATCGTCGTTGGGCTGATTCAATCTCGAGCCCACGAGACCGATTATCAAAAAGCTTTGCTGCAAAGTCTGGCGGCCGGCGGAATCGCGTTGCTATTTGTGTTGTATCAGCTGCAACGTGCCAGTTCAGCGGCGGCAAAAGCGTGGCTGGTTCCAGCGTTTTGTTTGGCATCGATCGTCGCAGCAGGCACGCTTCTCCGGTTCGAGAGTTTTTCGGGCGAAATGGTTCCGCGATTCTCCTGGAGGTTCGGAAACAACGAAACACCTGCTTTGAAAGTCACCCCTTTGGCCGAATCCGACTCAGATGAGCTCGCTGTGGAAGTACAGAGTTCAACAGAAGAGGGTTCATGGTTGGGGTTTCTAGGAAACGGTCGCACGGGAGTGATGCCAGAACGCGAATTTGAGATTCCTACATCCGCCGATGAAATCACTCGGCGATGGGATATCGGAATCGGCGAAGGTTGGTCTTCGTTTGCGGTCGCCGATGGCATCGCGGTGACTCTGGAACAACGAGATGAAATGGAGTGCGTCACGGCCTATCGACTCTCCGATGGTCAATTGCTCTGGTTGGTCGAACACGAGGCGAATCACTTTCAAGCACTCGGCGGCGGCGGTCCGCGTTCGACTCCCGCGATCATTCCGGCGACCGAATTGTCACCCGGCCGCGTCTATGCCCAAGGTGCCACGGGAACCGTTTGGTGCTTGCAACTGACCGACGGTGAAGTCCTTTGGAAACGGGACCTGATTGAAATCACAGGTTGGACCATCGAAGAATCGGAACAAGCGATCTCATGGGGCCGATCGGGTTCGCCATTGATTGTCGACAATCTTTGTGTGCTCCCGCTTGGTGGTCCCGCATCCGCATCAGACGAAGGGCGTTCATTGATCGCTTTGGATGCGGCAACCGGCGAGACCGTTTGGCGGAGTGGTGATCAGCAAATCAGCTATGCCTCCGCGATGATCATGACTCTTGGCGGCAAACGACAAATTGTTTCCGTCAACGAAGCCGATATCACCGGACATGACATTGAATCGGGCAAAATCCTTTGGTCGTTCCCCTGGGAAGGCAAATCGAACTCGGGTGCCAACTGTGCCGCGGCAATGCCAGCTGGTGAAAATCAATTTTTGATCGGCAAAGGCTACGGCGGCGGAAGCTCTTTGATCCAAGTCACCCGCGTCGACAACGCAACGAACGCCAACGATGACACTTCGAAGGACGCTTCCTCAGAGACCGAGACGTTTGTTGCCGAAGAAATTTGGCATTCGTCCCGAGTCTTGAAAACCAAGTTCAATCACACTCTGGTTCGAGACGGCATCGCCTATGGATTGAGCAACGGTGCTTTGCAAGCAGTTGAAATTGAATCCGGCAAGCGACTGTGGGAGCAATCACGTCGAGATCGACTCGGCCAAGGACAAGCAGTCTTGGTTGAAGATGTCCTGGTAGTGCAGGGAGAAGAAGGAGAGGTCGTGCTGGTTGCCGCCGATCCAGATGACTACCAAGAATTGATTCGCATTCCAGCTTTGCAACACAAGACGTGGAACATCCCTACCGTGGTCGACAACCTCATCCTCATACGCAACGCTCATCAAGCCATCGCATTGGAGCTACCTCAACGATGA
- a CDS encoding DUF1559 family PulG-like putative transporter, whose amino-acid sequence MIGHRRDLSRGAFTLVELLVVIAIIGVLVGLLLPAVQAAREAARRMSCSNNFKQLGLGIHNYHSAFNQLPPHGGGTGAGLETPSAWWRASNTANRKSLSVMVALTPYFEQQGLWEQISNRSYETVTGAAPPAPLGYWPAMGPSPKAYSTDPGYIPWQTEIAMLRCPSDPGMGLPGRGRTNYGPCLGDSPQIQMQQHYDLATFLPSMNNGNVIRAKAAHRGYFAPYSSFKFRDVLDGLSNTIAMGEIVSNLGDRAVKGSLSWNGGGADNDVTNNPLHCVESDEIDPERPQFWCPTGASHCSPPVSVVNAETNGRGMSWASAFRLSISGVFTVRPPNSELCIGHWADHPGTFSPSSHHQGGCHILMGDGAVKFITDSIEAGNQNAPMISSTNKPGSASPYGVWGALGSKAGKETVSEF is encoded by the coding sequence ATGATTGGGCACAGGAGAGATTTATCGAGGGGCGCATTTACGCTGGTGGAGTTGTTGGTGGTGATTGCCATCATTGGGGTCTTGGTTGGTTTGTTGTTGCCAGCGGTTCAAGCCGCTCGTGAAGCAGCCCGACGCATGAGTTGCAGCAACAATTTCAAGCAGCTCGGGCTAGGGATTCACAACTATCACTCTGCATTCAACCAGCTGCCGCCTCATGGTGGCGGAACCGGTGCGGGTCTTGAGACGCCATCGGCGTGGTGGCGTGCGAGCAACACGGCAAATCGGAAAAGTCTAAGCGTGATGGTTGCGCTGACTCCATACTTTGAGCAACAAGGATTGTGGGAACAAATTTCCAATCGAAGCTATGAAACAGTGACCGGTGCGGCACCGCCGGCACCGCTTGGTTACTGGCCCGCGATGGGACCAAGTCCCAAAGCTTATTCGACGGATCCAGGTTACATTCCGTGGCAAACAGAGATCGCCATGTTGCGTTGTCCCAGCGACCCGGGAATGGGTTTGCCGGGTCGTGGCCGAACCAACTACGGTCCATGCTTGGGCGATTCGCCACAGATCCAAATGCAACAACACTACGATCTGGCGACGTTTCTCCCTAGCATGAACAACGGAAACGTCATCAGGGCAAAAGCCGCCCACCGCGGTTACTTCGCTCCATACTCCTCATTCAAATTTCGTGACGTGCTGGATGGTTTGTCCAACACAATTGCGATGGGTGAAATTGTTTCTAACTTGGGCGACAGAGCGGTCAAAGGATCGTTGTCATGGAACGGGGGCGGAGCGGACAATGACGTGACCAACAATCCACTGCATTGCGTGGAATCGGACGAGATCGATCCGGAACGGCCTCAGTTTTGGTGCCCCACGGGAGCCAGTCATTGCTCACCGCCGGTATCGGTAGTCAACGCCGAAACAAACGGACGCGGGATGAGTTGGGCATCCGCGTTTCGGTTGTCCATCTCCGGCGTCTTCACGGTACGTCCTCCCAACAGTGAGTTGTGCATCGGTCACTGGGCCGACCACCCCGGTACCTTCTCACCGAGCAGTCATCACCAAGGTGGCTGCCACATTTTGATGGGAGACGGTGCGGTGAAATTCATCACCGATTCCATCGAAGCAGGAAACCAAAACGCACCCATGATCAGTTCCACCAACAAACCGGGCTCCGCCAGTCCCTACGGTGTTTGGGGAGCATTGGGTAGCAAAGCGGGCAAGGAAACTGTCTCCGAATTCTGA
- a CDS encoding circularly permuted type 2 ATP-grasp protein produces the protein MQNHPQQTQSPLAQAQAGQSQNGQMQSQSGTLPSLAGYETGSFFDEVVDQDSFARPDAVALVDLINRLPPGELNRRQLAIERSLYQMGITFTVYSDSAGTEKIMPFDIVPRIISPDVWTHIDSGLKQRIRALNRFLSDIYNERKIIEDGIIPASIVDSCPAYLPQCKGLRPPHDVWCHITGTDLVRDNDGNVFVLEDNLRCPSGVSYVLQNRSVMKRNFPQAFTASMVRPVSDYPARLYQMLRRMAPSHVADPNVVVLTPGVYNSAYYEHSYLAHQMGVELVEGRDLLVKDDCVYMRTTDGLQAVDVIYRRVDDTFLDPEVFNPKSVLGVPGLMSAYRAGNVALANAPGTGVADDKVVYAYVPEMIQYYLGEEPILSNVPTYLCDREEDRAYVLDHLDELVVKAAGESGGYGILIGPHATPEERQEFAAKIIDNPRNYIAQPTLQLSRVPTMVDDHLEGRHVDLRPYILCDGPDDVWVLPGGLTRVALKKGCLVVNSSQGGGSKDTWVVAQAGETIARV, from the coding sequence ATGCAAAATCACCCACAACAAACTCAGTCGCCGCTGGCGCAGGCGCAAGCCGGTCAGTCGCAGAACGGACAAATGCAATCTCAATCGGGAACTCTCCCGTCTTTAGCTGGTTACGAAACCGGATCTTTTTTCGACGAAGTGGTGGATCAAGACTCGTTTGCGCGGCCCGATGCGGTCGCGCTGGTGGATTTGATCAATCGGCTGCCACCGGGTGAATTGAATCGTCGGCAGCTGGCAATTGAACGGTCGCTGTACCAAATGGGCATCACGTTCACGGTTTACAGTGACTCGGCGGGCACTGAAAAAATCATGCCCTTTGACATCGTTCCGCGAATCATTTCGCCAGATGTTTGGACGCACATCGACAGTGGTTTGAAACAGCGAATTCGTGCGCTCAACCGCTTTTTGTCGGACATCTACAACGAACGAAAGATTATCGAAGACGGCATCATCCCGGCGTCGATCGTGGATTCTTGTCCGGCTTATCTGCCTCAGTGCAAAGGTCTGCGTCCGCCGCACGATGTTTGGTGTCATATCACCGGGACCGATTTGGTTCGCGACAACGACGGAAACGTCTTTGTCCTGGAAGACAACCTGCGATGTCCGTCCGGCGTTTCGTATGTGTTGCAAAATCGCTCGGTGATGAAACGGAACTTCCCACAAGCGTTCACGGCATCGATGGTTCGCCCGGTCAGCGATTATCCCGCGCGGCTGTATCAGATGCTTCGCCGGATGGCACCAAGTCACGTTGCCGATCCGAACGTGGTCGTGCTGACACCGGGTGTCTACAACAGCGCCTACTACGAACACTCCTATCTGGCGCACCAGATGGGCGTTGAATTGGTCGAAGGACGTGATCTGTTGGTCAAAGACGATTGCGTTTACATGCGAACGACCGATGGTCTTCAAGCGGTCGACGTGATCTATCGACGCGTTGACGACACCTTCCTCGACCCGGAAGTGTTCAACCCCAAATCTGTCTTGGGTGTTCCCGGGTTGATGTCGGCTTATCGAGCCGGCAATGTGGCGCTCGCAAATGCACCGGGCACCGGTGTCGCCGATGACAAGGTCGTCTACGCCTATGTGCCGGAGATGATCCAGTACTACTTGGGCGAAGAGCCGATTCTTTCCAACGTGCCGACATACCTGTGCGATCGCGAGGAAGACCGCGCCTATGTCTTGGATCACTTGGACGAATTGGTTGTCAAAGCGGCTGGCGAATCAGGTGGCTATGGCATCTTGATCGGGCCGCATGCCACGCCAGAAGAACGTCAAGAATTCGCGGCAAAGATCATCGACAATCCTCGCAACTACATCGCTCAACCGACGCTGCAATTGTCTCGGGTCCCGACCATGGTGGACGATCACTTGGAAGGACGTCACGTCGATTTGCGTCCTTACATCCTTTGTGATGGTCCAGACGATGTGTGGGTACTGCCCGGCGGTCTGACACGAGTGGCACTCAAAAAGGGTTGTCTCGTCGTGAATTCGTCCCAAGGTGGCGGTAGCAAAGACACATGGGTGGTCGCACAAGCTGGTGAAACCATCGCTCGGGTCTAG
- a CDS encoding metallophosphoesterase, with product MAELVPESDPTDPIQLAFISDLHLFSSRCNYDRHEATVRRAVEASNVCVWGGDLFDFCWSRIGGGEVSRKAAIDWLEAWRAEFPDKTFVYLTGNHDAQAAFRESLERWARPHTQPEDLLPSDTHSDDSDSTGSAQHVRLPIRPGSVHVGLDAIRLADTLMVHGDVIEGGRHSVGLDQYRNRWAHEPATSPANLQNGLYDAAVTARLHLAAAGVAHRRRSTCLRLLHWARQQPDWMHQDIGQVVFGHTHRCLGGVHVAGIDFYNAGAAVKHVKFEPVVLPVSVSV from the coding sequence TTGGCGGAATTAGTTCCCGAGTCTGATCCTACCGATCCGATCCAACTGGCGTTCATCTCGGATTTGCATCTGTTCAGTTCTCGCTGCAACTATGATCGGCACGAGGCGACGGTTCGGCGGGCGGTGGAGGCTTCGAACGTCTGCGTCTGGGGCGGCGATCTGTTCGATTTTTGCTGGAGTCGGATCGGTGGTGGCGAAGTGTCACGCAAAGCCGCAATCGATTGGTTGGAAGCCTGGCGAGCCGAATTTCCGGACAAGACTTTCGTCTATCTCACGGGCAATCACGACGCCCAAGCCGCTTTTCGCGAGTCACTGGAACGGTGGGCTCGTCCGCACACCCAGCCCGAAGACTTGTTACCGAGCGACACTCATTCGGACGACTCGGACTCGACGGGATCGGCTCAGCACGTGCGATTGCCGATACGCCCCGGATCCGTTCACGTGGGATTGGATGCGATTCGTTTGGCTGACACATTGATGGTCCATGGCGACGTGATCGAGGGTGGCCGCCATTCTGTTGGACTGGATCAATATCGAAACCGTTGGGCTCATGAACCAGCCACTTCGCCCGCCAATCTACAAAACGGTTTGTACGACGCCGCGGTGACCGCCCGATTGCATTTGGCCGCGGCGGGGGTCGCTCATCGTCGGCGATCGACGTGTTTGCGTTTGCTTCATTGGGCGAGGCAACAACCTGATTGGATGCACCAAGACATTGGCCAAGTCGTTTTTGGACACACTCATCGGTGCCTCGGTGGTGTCCATGTCGCTGGAATTGACTTTTACAACGCCGGTGCCGCGGTCAAACACGTGAAATTTGAACCCGTGGTTCTGCCGGTTTCGGTCAGTGTTTGA